One stretch of Paenibacillus sp. AN1007 DNA includes these proteins:
- a CDS encoding AraC family transcriptional regulator, producing MLQASPSSFVILPAVAKIVCEPGWKWQKREKPMQNYDLFYVWSGEGTVILNDQPYEVGKGSCFLFRPGDHTSAAHNRQKPLVLTYIHFDVDGPVVDVPQSYREVQETVEFEHLLARYVRLFLSDVYGRDEESKLILKQLMIHLLRADTEEPVEKKVSNQLSDVIQEIANYVRQHPGITHRVEDLAARAGLSPRYFSIKFKELIGSSVQSYIIRMRIERAEHLLVHTGMNVTEVADALGYRDIFFFSRQFKQYTGKSPSEIR from the coding sequence ATGCTGCAGGCATCGCCATCATCATTTGTAATTTTGCCCGCTGTCGCCAAAATAGTCTGTGAACCGGGCTGGAAATGGCAGAAGCGGGAAAAACCGATGCAAAATTATGATTTATTTTACGTGTGGAGCGGTGAAGGCACGGTTATTTTGAATGATCAGCCTTACGAGGTTGGCAAAGGAAGCTGTTTTCTGTTTCGTCCGGGAGATCACACCAGTGCAGCGCATAATAGGCAAAAACCACTTGTGCTTACCTATATTCACTTTGATGTGGACGGGCCTGTGGTTGATGTTCCCCAGTCTTATCGCGAAGTGCAGGAGACGGTGGAATTCGAGCATTTGCTGGCACGGTATGTTCGGCTGTTTTTATCCGATGTGTATGGACGTGACGAAGAGAGCAAGCTGATTCTAAAGCAGCTGATGATTCATCTGCTCCGAGCGGATACGGAAGAGCCAGTTGAGAAAAAAGTAAGCAACCAGCTGTCCGACGTGATTCAGGAGATTGCGAATTATGTTCGGCAGCATCCCGGAATTACGCATCGCGTCGAAGATCTGGCGGCACGGGCCGGTCTGTCCCCGCGTTACTTTTCTATCAAGTTCAAAGAATTGATCGGATCATCCGTGCAGTCCTACATTATTCGTATGAGGATTGAACGGGCAGAACATCTGCTGGTACATACCGGCATGAACGTGACCGAAGTCGCGGATGCACTGGGGTATCGGGATATCTTTTTCTTCAGTCGTCAGTTCAAGCAGTACACGGGTAAAAGTCCGTCAGAGATTCGTTAA